A single Dunckerocampus dactyliophorus isolate RoL2022-P2 chromosome 2, RoL_Ddac_1.1, whole genome shotgun sequence DNA region contains:
- the lta4h gene encoding leukotriene A-4 hydrolase isoform X2, whose amino-acid sequence MSADPTSFASAAKCVSKHLNLNLYVDFETHVIRGSVEITVEVLENRFSTLTLDTRDVKVVSVSANGQEARFTMGPKHTFKGTPLEITLPFDLSRGQHVIVGVTYETSPGASALQWLSPEQTAGKKHPYLFSQCQAHHCRSMIPCQDSPSIKHTYYAQVSVPKELVAAMSALRDGQEVDPQDSHRTVYRFRQPVPMPSYLMALVVGSLESRKIGPRTTVWSEKEFVDRAAQEFSETERMLQTAEELVGPYVWGQYDILVLPPSFPYGGMENPCLTFATPTLLAGDKSLSNVIAHEISHSWTGNLVTNKTWEHFWLNEGHTVYLERMIGRRLEGEAFRQFKALGGWKDLHDSVSTFGAKNPLTNLVPSLQDVDPDEAFSSVPYEKGFALLYHLEELLGGPEVFMGFIKSYIQLFAYGSVTTDQWKDFLFTYFQDKVDVLNKVDWNAWMFTPGMPPVKPQYDTTLADACAALSQRWIQAKEQDLSAFTQADINALSSHQLIDFLSLLLQEVLPVSHVKKMQEVYDFNSCTNSEIRFRWLRLCVRSRWEEAVPLALKMASEQGRMKFTRPLFREVFNFAKYREEAVRVFLAHRATMHPVTSGLVSKDMKVSVDQ is encoded by the exons ATGTCAGCGGACCCGACCTCCTTCGCGTCCGCCGCCAAGTGCGTCAGCAAACACCTCAACTTAAATCTCTACGTGGACTTCGAGACTCACGTGATCAGAGGCAGCGTGGAGATCACCGTGGAGGTTCTGGAGAACCGGTTTTCCACTCTG ACGTTGGACACGAGAGACGTGAAGGTGGTGTCGGTGAGCGCCAACGGGCAGGAGGCCCGTTTTACCATGGGCCCCAAACACACCTTCAAGGGCACGCCGCTGGAGATCACGCTGCCCTTTGACCTCTCCAG GGGGCAGCATGTGATTGTGGGCGTGACCTATGAGACGTCCCCTGGTGCATCTGCGCTACAGTGGCTCTCACCTGAACAGACGGCGGGCAAGAAACATCCATACCTGTTTAGTCAGtgccag gCTCATCACTGCAGGAGTATGATTCCTTGTCAGGACAGCCCGTCCATCAAACACACCTACTATGCtcag GTGTCTGTCCCTAAAGAGCTGGTGGCAGCAATGAGCGCCTTGagagacggacaggaagtggaccCTCAGGACAGTCATCGTACCGTTTATCGTTTCAGACAGCCG GTGCCCATGCCATCTTACCTGATGGCGTTGGTGGTTGGATCGCTGGAGAGCAG GAAGATTGGACCCAGGACCACAGTCTGGTCTGAGAAGGAGTTTGTGGACCGAGCGGCACAAGAATTCTCTGAG ACAGAGAGGATGTTGCAGACGGCAGAGGAGCTGGTCGGGCCGTACGTTTGGGGACAGTATGACATTTTGGTCCTGCCGCCATCTTTTCCCTACGGCGGGATGGAAAATCCATGTCTGACCTTTGCCACGCCCACGCTGCTt GCAGGAGACAAGTCCTTATCCAAC GTGATCGCACATGAGATCTCCCACAGCTGGACAGGAAACCTGGTGACCAACAAGACCTGGGAGCACTTTTG GCTTAACGAGGGTCACACGGTCTACCTGGAGAGGATGATTGGCAGACGTCTGGAGGGGGAAGCGTTCCGCCAGTTCAAGGCCTTGGGAGGCTGGAAGGACCTCCATGACTCG GTCAGCACATTTGGAGCCAAGAACCCTCTGACCAACCTGGTCCCAAGTCTGCAGGACGTGGACCCGGATGAGGCCTTCTCCTCCGTCCCCTACGAGAAGGGCTTTGCTCTTCTCTACCACCTGGAGGAGCTGCTGGGCGGTCCAG AGGTCTTCATGGGCTTCATCAAATCTTACATCCAGCTCTTTGCCTACGGCAGCGTCACCACGGACCAGTGGAAGGACTTCCTGTTCACCTACTTTCAGGACAAG GTGGATGTCCTGAACAAGGTGGACTGGAACGCGTGGATGTTCACTCCCGGGATGCCTCCGGTGAAACCACA ATACGACACCACGCTGGCCGACGCCTGTGCCGCTCTTTCTCAGAGGTGGATCCAG GCCAAAGAGCAGGACCTCAGCGCCTTCACGCAGGCTGACATCAACGCACTCTCCTCACATCAGCTCATAGACTTTTTGTCTCTTCTCCTCCAG GAAGTGCTTCCCGTGAGTCACGTGAAGAAGATGCAGGAGGTTTATGATTTCAACTCATGCACAAATTCAGAGATCCGCTTCAG GTGGCTGCGACTGTGCGTGCGCTCGCGGTGGGAGGAGGCGGTTCCCTTGGCGCTGAAGATGGCAAGCGAGCAGGGCCGAATGAAGTTCACACGACCGCTCTTCAG AGAGGTCTTCAACTTTGCCAAGTACCGAGAGGAAGCGGTGCGAGTGTTCCTCGCTCACCGGGCGACCATGCACCCGGTGACCTCTGGACTGGTGTCGAAGGACATGAAGGTGTCCGTGGACCAGTAG
- the lta4h gene encoding leukotriene A-4 hydrolase isoform X1: protein MSADPTSFASAAKCVSKHLNLNLYVDFETHVIRGSVEITVEVLENRFSTLTLDTRDVKVVSVSANGQEARFTMGPKHTFKGTPLEITLPFDLSRGQHVIVGVTYETSPGASALQWLSPEQTAGKKHPYLFSQCQAHHCRSMIPCQDSPSIKHTYYAQVSVPKELVAAMSALRDGQEVDPQDSHRTVYRFRQPVPMPSYLMALVVGSLESRKIGPRTTVWSEKEFVDRAAQEFSETERMLQTAEELVGPYVWGQYDILVLPPSFPYGGMENPCLTFATPTLLAGDKSLSNVIAHEISHSWTGNLVTNKTWEHFWLVTHTHAHVHAHTGKSASIRVHARRLNEGHTVYLERMIGRRLEGEAFRQFKALGGWKDLHDSVSTFGAKNPLTNLVPSLQDVDPDEAFSSVPYEKGFALLYHLEELLGGPEVFMGFIKSYIQLFAYGSVTTDQWKDFLFTYFQDKVDVLNKVDWNAWMFTPGMPPVKPQYDTTLADACAALSQRWIQAKEQDLSAFTQADINALSSHQLIDFLSLLLQEVLPVSHVKKMQEVYDFNSCTNSEIRFRWLRLCVRSRWEEAVPLALKMASEQGRMKFTRPLFREVFNFAKYREEAVRVFLAHRATMHPVTSGLVSKDMKVSVDQ from the exons ATGTCAGCGGACCCGACCTCCTTCGCGTCCGCCGCCAAGTGCGTCAGCAAACACCTCAACTTAAATCTCTACGTGGACTTCGAGACTCACGTGATCAGAGGCAGCGTGGAGATCACCGTGGAGGTTCTGGAGAACCGGTTTTCCACTCTG ACGTTGGACACGAGAGACGTGAAGGTGGTGTCGGTGAGCGCCAACGGGCAGGAGGCCCGTTTTACCATGGGCCCCAAACACACCTTCAAGGGCACGCCGCTGGAGATCACGCTGCCCTTTGACCTCTCCAG GGGGCAGCATGTGATTGTGGGCGTGACCTATGAGACGTCCCCTGGTGCATCTGCGCTACAGTGGCTCTCACCTGAACAGACGGCGGGCAAGAAACATCCATACCTGTTTAGTCAGtgccag gCTCATCACTGCAGGAGTATGATTCCTTGTCAGGACAGCCCGTCCATCAAACACACCTACTATGCtcag GTGTCTGTCCCTAAAGAGCTGGTGGCAGCAATGAGCGCCTTGagagacggacaggaagtggaccCTCAGGACAGTCATCGTACCGTTTATCGTTTCAGACAGCCG GTGCCCATGCCATCTTACCTGATGGCGTTGGTGGTTGGATCGCTGGAGAGCAG GAAGATTGGACCCAGGACCACAGTCTGGTCTGAGAAGGAGTTTGTGGACCGAGCGGCACAAGAATTCTCTGAG ACAGAGAGGATGTTGCAGACGGCAGAGGAGCTGGTCGGGCCGTACGTTTGGGGACAGTATGACATTTTGGTCCTGCCGCCATCTTTTCCCTACGGCGGGATGGAAAATCCATGTCTGACCTTTGCCACGCCCACGCTGCTt GCAGGAGACAAGTCCTTATCCAAC GTGATCGCACATGAGATCTCCCACAGCTGGACAGGAAACCTGGTGACCAACAAGACCTGGGAGCACTTTTGgttggtaacacacacacacgcacacgtgcacgCTCACACAGGGAAGTCGGCATCCATACGTGTGCACGCGCGCAGGCTTAACGAGGGTCACACGGTCTACCTGGAGAGGATGATTGGCAGACGTCTGGAGGGGGAAGCGTTCCGCCAGTTCAAGGCCTTGGGAGGCTGGAAGGACCTCCATGACTCG GTCAGCACATTTGGAGCCAAGAACCCTCTGACCAACCTGGTCCCAAGTCTGCAGGACGTGGACCCGGATGAGGCCTTCTCCTCCGTCCCCTACGAGAAGGGCTTTGCTCTTCTCTACCACCTGGAGGAGCTGCTGGGCGGTCCAG AGGTCTTCATGGGCTTCATCAAATCTTACATCCAGCTCTTTGCCTACGGCAGCGTCACCACGGACCAGTGGAAGGACTTCCTGTTCACCTACTTTCAGGACAAG GTGGATGTCCTGAACAAGGTGGACTGGAACGCGTGGATGTTCACTCCCGGGATGCCTCCGGTGAAACCACA ATACGACACCACGCTGGCCGACGCCTGTGCCGCTCTTTCTCAGAGGTGGATCCAG GCCAAAGAGCAGGACCTCAGCGCCTTCACGCAGGCTGACATCAACGCACTCTCCTCACATCAGCTCATAGACTTTTTGTCTCTTCTCCTCCAG GAAGTGCTTCCCGTGAGTCACGTGAAGAAGATGCAGGAGGTTTATGATTTCAACTCATGCACAAATTCAGAGATCCGCTTCAG GTGGCTGCGACTGTGCGTGCGCTCGCGGTGGGAGGAGGCGGTTCCCTTGGCGCTGAAGATGGCAAGCGAGCAGGGCCGAATGAAGTTCACACGACCGCTCTTCAG AGAGGTCTTCAACTTTGCCAAGTACCGAGAGGAAGCGGTGCGAGTGTTCCTCGCTCACCGGGCGACCATGCACCCGGTGACCTCTGGACTGGTGTCGAAGGACATGAAGGTGTCCGTGGACCAGTAG